The sequence tgaacaaattctaaaaatatgtttactggTAGAAAACTATATTgttccttataaaataatatttaaatcgagtAGAGAcgatctttattaattaaaattttaaattccacCCATCCGAAATCGGGACGGGTCGTTAGTGTATAATGTaactacaaaaagtatttatttaaaataaataaggtgcCGGGAAAGCCTATAAGGGTTTTTTAATAGACATTTAGTtggacatttattattattaaatattgaaataacatcttatcttaatagatattattttaatattacgtatatgtatctatttttGTAACCTAACGCTTATGAAGTAAACAAATTTTGAAAGCCTGTGCTAAGCGAaagtatcatattttatatttttattaatagattgcAGTgacgcaattttatttttctgcaaTTACCTAAAAGTTTTTAACAACTAACTATATTTGCACAAAAATGTTActaaagcattttatttttttcaaattaaagatATAGTAGCTACCTAATGATAAATACCACAGTTGCAATTTACATACCTGACTCCAGCCCATGTTGTGGAAATCCATGATAACGACAGTTCCTCGAACTTGGGATTCAGGCTCCAGCATGGCCGCCTCGTGGATCAAGTAGAACAGTTTAAACAACTGGTCTGCGGATACTTTCTTAGGGTCCCATGTACCTAAAAAATAAGTCCGCTTAATATTTGATAACAGTGTGATCtctctataaaatatgtaatggcTGATATGTATTACAGCATATcccaattaataaacatatgtataaagtattttccctattggtatttatatttgcatgcataaatatttaaaaactctaaaatatttgatttcctATTCACCATTTGTCAACTTCGTTGtctattatagaaataatattcacGCACATTAAGAATGATGGTAAATAACTGAATAGATCATTAACGTTAATATTTCTCtgtatgttttattatcaaCAGATATAATATCCGCTTGCATGCACTGGGATTATTTTTATCgctatgttatgttatgtggAGATTTATCAATCAACTTTACAAAATCATTGTACTCTATGAGCgacagtattaaatatataaataaaatacatataatcatgtcctatatatatacttttttatgtaacggCTGTGGTCTGGCCGTATCCATGCAATCTTATCAAAGAATATTACATCTAAATCAGATTTCGATATTTCtcgtttattaaagaaaataacaaacgcaaaatattaataaatataaggaagaaatattctttattctacCTCCAACGCTGACAATTAGAACTCTTCTTCCCTTATCGTCACGACCCTTCATGACATTCACGACTTTGTGCTCAAGAAAAGATTCCTTCACTTGTTCTGGTAGCAGGCCATCCAAAAGACATGCATTTTCACGCTTGAACTCGGCGACGCGTCtcatctaaaatttaaaaataaaattaaaacctcaCAATATTTCGAAGAAATATACTATTCTCGATTGTATTTGCATTATTGTAACACAGATATGCTTATTGCCAAACATACTTTTcaaattacatatgtattaataaaatgtatttttacggTAAATGTAGAGTCGATTattttacctaaatatattatataatgatttctaataatatttttaccataCGTCTAAGTTACAATAACTTATAGTTTTCAATCtgaattacatataaatcatGGTAGATTCTGTTTGTCCTTCAGAATAATCCTTTTCTTTTTCGCGTGTCTACTTGATTGCTATATGATTGCGATCAAAATAGCCTCATTCAGCGTCCTTAGTTTAAATCCAAAATTGTTGTgccgacatttttttattgcataaatcATATTTGAAACATGTGTTAAcagttttaataagtataataacagatatatttcaaagaaaaagtAGGTATAATGTATTTGCTGTGTCGAAATAATCGACTTGAACTTGTTAGAtgcaattaaacaatttatacttatataaattcttTGCAAAATCCGAAAGtcgattaaaaacaaaatatactccTAATACAAGTTTAACATAATTCCAAAGAGAAAAGACGATTGATCGAGGCCTTATAATGTGATGTAGTTATAAGGTTGTTATCATAATAAAGGAACAGTTTACATTGCTGAACATAACATAATGTCTGCGATTTCCTTGTTACTTTTGATAATATGGAAACTGAGCAATCATGAAAATTTCTTACGAAGTAATTTATTCTATCCAATTTTATCAAACACGAGGATATTGAGCTAACCGAACACATTACCCGTCATTCGTATATATCGTATGTATCCGTAATAATGCTTCagtataattcaaaatacaaatctatatgataataaaatatatttgtcatgcACAAGTAGAATTCTAAAAGTCTATTTAAATTGGGTAGAGTGATTCAGTTAACAATATAGTAGGTACGTGctgaataagtttatttttacaaatatccaATAGAATTATACgaaaaaacaattacttataaattatgcaACGCCAAAAATAAAGCAAAGTACATCatcaaagtatatattattagtaggaCACTTCATTTGCTAGATACTCATATGCACGGGCTTGTTATTAAGCAAAACATATCAAACTCCTACAATAGCTATACTATTGCGTACGAATACGAAATGACCTTGAGCATATGCaacttagttttataataacattgctGCCGTATTCAAGAGGCAAAGTCTGGTCGGCATGAATTATTATGGTTACCCAAGAGACAGGTTAACGTCTGATTGCGAATAAGCTAGCAACCAGTGAACACGTACTCTTCCGTGCCTTCACTTGCCAGTGTGGGGCTTGCCTAATCGTATCCCcgttgataaatttattttaaaagccctaacgtttctaaaaaaaatatctgatatagattaaaaaatgcaACAACAAACGTAAAGAATAATATCACAgagctattattaataattacattattataacgtAATGTTAGATATAAATTGTATCAGAcagaagttttattaatatttaatatatagacgCGATTGGGAACATCTCGTAATTGActctataatttaaagaaaaaaagataattgatattactgaaattaattattcattcatgTAACGCCTTACAACCTGACTTGAATTTCACCATCAATCttcgttgtaaataaataatgtgacgtaactaaacttttattaaccaatagaatataaatgaactaaaaattttaacttgTTAATTACAATAGTGtgtgtttaatataatagcGAATGGATTTAATGTATGCCTTCTTTTTATTAAGGATATtagcaattttataataagacttTTCAATATATGTACGTTTTAATATCActgttaaatttaacttttaccGTTTTTTTACGAAACAGTCTCCATAATTTATTCGGATCATTTTTGTCAGTGAATTtacgttgatttttttattgtcatgatTTTTGTATGcaatattttgtgtttgaatcaatttatgtaacattttgtCGAATTGAAATGAACCGCATGAAAAGACAATTACTTTGCAAGTTTTTTACATTGAAGTAACAGTTTTGAAATACGAACTACGTATTATCTActgtatttttaacatttgattaataacagttggaaaaataaaattacatatgaaatattatctttttatcgtgacaaatattttctttgttttaaatttctaatatattcgTCCGGATACCGGATCCGAGTTATCAGACAAACCTCGGTCAAATACTATCAGAAAGAGATAAACAACAGATAACATTATAAGTGTACAAAGTGCACTAAACTAAtcttatttgtttgtaaagatTCCTTAATTGGTGCTTATCTGTTGCCTAACACAGTTATTACTGATTAAGGTCGATAGAGGTTGGTTGCGGTTTTATTGCTAAGCACTCAAACATCACTGTTTAAGGGTGTGATGTGGAAAACTAATTACAGtataataaacgtattaaaaaCAACAAGAAGGTCTTATAGAACAAGTTGTATTCtttatttcaagtaaatattCATTGTAACACGGGTTGTGTTCTGCTATACAAGCGCGTACGAATAGTCCTAATGAATAAGTCGGACCTTGAAGGTAATTTTCTCCAACGATTAGTACAGCCGATAGTGGAATATATATTGCGAATCTTCCGTGTGTTCCAAcagtaattgttaaattatctttgttcgtgaataaatttatataatgcaaATCCTTTTTTTCTTTACCATCACAGACAGACAAAGGTATAcctatcatataatttaaaatcgattaCTCAGACAACAATAGCAATTCTAACATCATAACTGCAGTCGTTAAAAACTGTAAAGATTTAGGTACTATACTTTTAACATCAAAGatacataaaatactatttcGTCACAAATTAGTCATTTAAAGACAAACTctggaaaataaatgaaaaaattataactgaaTAAGTACAGAGATAAAGTTGACAAGTTGTTATTTATAACCGCTGATGTCACACCAGGGCGATGCTGATAAATTATCTGTTGCTGATATGCAATGCCCTTTGACATTGCCCCATTAGCCTATCTTCGTACTGTTGTTTCTATCCTGAATGAAACCCGAGTCTTCTGAGTTCAAAAATTCTTACAgaatgcaaatatttaatattttaatcatcttAAATATATTGCCTTTCGGCTTTTATTCGCAATTTCTATTTATCCAAGTatcagttttattacatttggaACAGTATCAATTCAACGCAGGCGAAGTTGCTATAaacaactataattttaattgcctATACTTAATAGCATAAAATCATGTCGAGGGTAAAGTTCATAGGATGTACAATGGACTATATACTGTGATTGAGCAATGATATCAATATAACTATGTATCAATAACAATGTCGCTTTAACTATGCTGTAAATAAAGTAGgtactgtaaattaaaaaaatacatgacatattttaaaaagttggtAAGACACtactttataaagattttatatatatattttacaatcataATTATCACATTCTTTATTATCAATCACGTTCACCCCGAATTGCATAAAATATGAACTGAACCGTTGACATTGTTTTGTTGACGATAAACACGCAATCGCAATGAAATTTGGTTATTGACCTTTAAAGCGGTGTGAGCAAGTTAATGCAGGCAagatattaatatgatttacaTTTCCCTctttaaagtgaaattaaagtcCGGTTCAGTTATGTCTCTCTCATACTCTATAATATACAAGAAAGTATGAAAGCTCTAACTTTCTAtcacatagaaaaataataatttgcatgTATTCTACCTAAGTGGCAATTACGTATTTTCATTTTTGGTTATGTTAGTGTATTATTATCTGTATCGAATAAGATTTCAATAAGACCATTATCAAattgattttatgttaaataaaaaaaggtattttaaatttaataataatatatatttaaactaaatatgaaaacaaaactttatatacctacatattaaaGTGACCGTCTAATCCACTTTAACCAAACATACTATGTTGCGGCAATCAAATTGCATACATAATTACGTATTCAGTTCGTATCAATCGTCTGAccctacaaaaatatataggtaatttataattaaacatgtcTTGCAATTTGCCGTCTGCTCCGCTGGAGTCTTATTACATAGCTGTGAAATACATTCTAGTTTTGGAGTTATGTCATACCCAAAACATAAACGATAACGATGGAGGTCTAGGACGGACCAATCGGACTGGATCGTAAACGCTTGTAATTGAAGCATTGCTCAAACTGTACCGTCATTATTCTTAAGTTACGCAAACCTCTCAGCGTACTGGTTACTTTTACTTATACAGTTTAAGAATTCTATtacttatttgtaattattaatccaTAATTCAatgctaatttattaaattaatagctaCTTACTAATGCCATAGCGCTTTCTGGATACCACTTGCAAGGGCGCAGAAATATTGTGAGTAATTCATCGTCCTCTCCAAAATGTAAGTCTTTGTTTTCCTTAAGAAGCTCTTTGAGCCTTTCCATGGCTTCTCGGACCCTCTCCGGTGTTTCCCTCAACTCCTTCTCGGCGATCGCCTTAGTCTCTTCTGATAACTCCACATTTCTTTCAAGTCTAAATTCACTGGAACTCATCTTACTGAACCtgtataatattagcataataaacatttcatccaaaataaaaataattaaaaaaaaatacatgaaatatattcataataaattccGCCCATAAAaccttatgaaaaaaataatttagaaaaatgtatttattaaatgtttgattTGTTTACATGTACCATttccattttgtttttattttttatttttagaacgatatttaaaataatgtttaaaacacGCACTAATTACACCGTttctatacaatttaattaaaaaataaatgtcaaaaactaattaatataacatgaaTAAATGATGACAAGGACATAATTTAGGATTAGAACTGACAGGTCGTAATTGATTACCTACCTTCATTGAACgacattattactaaaaatataatttttaattttaaccaaatTTTCTGTATCTACGATAAGGATTtagttaatatacataatattaaatagttaaacaTATTATACGTAGGTAATTAATAGACAAGCTTGAAGTAATAACACTCTTCACTTATTTATACACAagtaaaatcatttttgtaaaaatgacAAACGTcttcactttaaaattaatcaaaacatttttcatcGTTCTCCATCGCTCAATAGCAACCGATCCTATATTACACTGAAAGAGAATTTccaattccataaaaaatattaaaaaagacgtCAAAAACATGTCATTTAATTCGAAATAGTTACCCCTCGTTTTATTTTCGGATACGAATATTTCCTATATTTTAGTAGAAACGAATACGACAACTTATAAAAATTGCAAAACTTTTTTAACTCTTTTCATCTgcatcaatatatatgtatatcgcaTCGTTTATcgtttagtttttaatacaatgttgaaaaataaatatccgatatttatttttatctacttATGAATTCTGATCACATTGTATACGCTTTTGTAAATACTCACGTCAAACCATCAGACTATTATGAATGTACCTATTAGTATCATTTAATATGGCATTGTCTACActttattagtaattttgttttaaattaatacgatCTGCTGTAAAAGCTTCCAACGTTTACCAAACCTAACTTAAATCCGGACCAATAACGACGTTATAGGGTTCCGTAGAAACTGAGAACTATTTaagattaacaaatatattatatcgaccAGAGTGGCTATATTCAATCAACTTTCGACTATACAAATCTTTCAGACAAAACATTGCTGTAATAGCTGggaataaatagtaatatatttaggaacaatttaacaagaaaatgatgtatacaaattatacttaattcataatgaattgaatttataaatattgtctataggtatatgaataattatcgGTTTCGCTGACTGAAAAATATTGCCGCCCTCGTTTCAGGACagttttacattttgtaaaattcaagtaaacctttttaatttcaatataaattaataatcttcgAGCAATATCGCAGTAATTCATATTGAATTTGGATAGGAACGTGACACAACATGCTAAGCATATCCTTATCTAATTTTGCAGCGATAACAATTGACacgtaaatatatcttaataattacatcaataaaACTAAATCCTAATAACCGTTTTgattattcaaaatcaataaacaattcttataaatatctattcgactaataatgtaaaacaaaaaccCGAATTCCCTAAATT comes from Vanessa atalanta chromosome 3, ilVanAtal1.2, whole genome shotgun sequence and encodes:
- the LOC125077195 gene encoding retinaldehyde-binding protein 1, coding for MSSSEFRLERNVELSEETKAIAEKELRETPERVREAMERLKELLKENKDLHFGEDDELLTIFLRPCKWYPESAMALMRRVAEFKRENACLLDGLLPEQVKESFLEHKVVNVMKGRDDKGRRVLIVSVGGTWDPKKVSADQLFKLFYLIHEAAMLEPESQVRGTVVIMDFHNMGWSQTMGLTPAFSKRLLTFIQDAMPLRLKEVHFVKEPMIFNVVWKMFKPLIREKLKTRIFFHGSKMASLHKHIAPTHLPADYGGELDAIDYGAADWYPVINDVLPHINNWNSYGFVKKA